In the genome of Pediococcus claussenii ATCC BAA-344, one region contains:
- the cobK gene encoding precorrin-6A reductase, whose protein sequence is MILVMGGTTESLEIADVLEGIKVEFILSVVSDYGKVLANQHHGRVIARAMDEAALEEYIKVEHINLVIDATHPFAKVASQNAIEATGRLNIKYIRFERPNNYESDQNIRLFNTVEDACNGLRKTEGTIYLTTGSKTVEDYVNALGIERIHARVLPVPSVVSKLTDVGLRADQIDGMRGPFSEQLNVQMLKHADASALVTKESGLQGGINEKIAACQELNIPCFIIKRPQLDYPHMVSSVSELMKELG, encoded by the coding sequence ATGATTTTAGTAATGGGTGGTACAACTGAAAGCTTGGAAATTGCGGATGTACTTGAAGGAATTAAGGTCGAATTCATACTCTCAGTGGTTTCTGACTACGGTAAGGTGCTTGCAAATCAACACCATGGTCGCGTGATTGCACGTGCAATGGATGAAGCGGCATTGGAAGAGTACATCAAAGTAGAACATATCAATTTAGTGATCGATGCGACACATCCCTTTGCAAAAGTGGCTTCCCAAAATGCGATCGAAGCAACGGGGCGGTTAAATATAAAGTATATTCGTTTTGAAAGGCCCAACAATTATGAATCTGATCAAAATATTAGATTATTTAATACAGTTGAGGATGCCTGCAATGGATTACGGAAAACAGAAGGAACGATTTATTTAACGACTGGTAGTAAAACGGTTGAAGATTACGTCAATGCATTAGGAATTGAACGCATTCATGCTCGTGTGTTACCAGTACCATCCGTAGTTAGTAAGTTAACCGACGTTGGATTACGGGCCGATCAAATTGATGGCATGCGGGGACCCTTTTCGGAACAACTTAACGTTCAAATGCTAAAGCATGCTGATGCAAGTGCACTGGTTACAAAAGAAAGCGGGTTACAAGGCGGTATTAATGAAAAAATTGCCGCTTGCCAGGAACTAAACATTCCATGTTTCATCATCAAACGACCTCAGTTAGATTATCCACATATGGTTTCATCTGTTTCAGAATTAATGAAGGAATTGGGGTAA